One Nostoc sp. UHCC 0302 DNA window includes the following coding sequences:
- a CDS encoding DUF1622 domain-containing protein has translation MKKEASQDSLINLILPLALILGLVLLLSLNVEAGGQGRETTPLETWLKVIVGYLAAGTEIAAAVVIGGAVIRGISTYLRLLFSRSKQHFDATEGIRLQLGRVLALGLEFTVASDILRTAVAPTRQDILNLGAIVLLRTLLNYFLEREIQQGEQRRSSEPELDRSIR, from the coding sequence ATGAAAAAAGAGGCATCACAAGATTCATTAATTAATTTAATATTACCCCTAGCCCTCATACTAGGGCTAGTTCTGCTTTTGAGTTTGAATGTGGAAGCCGGAGGGCAGGGCAGGGAAACTACTCCTCTAGAGACATGGCTCAAAGTCATTGTTGGTTATTTGGCAGCAGGGACAGAAATTGCCGCAGCAGTTGTGATTGGCGGAGCAGTGATCCGAGGTATTTCTACTTATTTGCGATTGTTGTTCTCTCGCTCCAAACAACATTTTGATGCCACAGAAGGAATTCGTCTACAATTGGGTCGAGTGCTGGCATTGGGGTTAGAATTCACTGTTGCCAGCGATATTTTGCGGACAGCAGTAGCACCCACCCGCCAGGATATTTTAAATTTGGGGGCGATCGTTTTGCTGCGAACCTTGCTGAATTATTTCTTAGAGCGAGAGATTCAGCAAGGAGAACAACGCCGTTCATCGGAGCCGGAACTAGATAGGAGTATACGATGA